Proteins from one Telopea speciosissima isolate NSW1024214 ecotype Mountain lineage chromosome 1, Tspe_v1, whole genome shotgun sequence genomic window:
- the LOC122667838 gene encoding LOB domain-containing protein 12, translating into MGGGSSPCASCKLLRRRCAKDCIFAPYFPSDDPHKFAIVHKVFGASNVSKMLQELPIHQRADAVSSLVYEANARVRDPVYGCVGAISYLQNQVSQLQMQLAMAQAEILCIQMQQEPALPTTTTTHQIDHPADDKSLLLHSNNLNNFPQFLNFASSSNVIQDPPKRESLWT; encoded by the exons ATGGGTGGTGGCAGTTCCCCTTGTGCTTCCTGCAAATTGTTGAGACGTCGCTGTGCCAAGGACTGCATCTTCGCTCCTTACTTCCCTTCTGATGATCCTCATAAGTTTGCCATAGTTCACAAGGTCTTTGGTGCCAGCAATGTTAGCAAAATGTTacag GAGCTTCCAATTCATCAAAGAGCAGATGCAGTTAGCAGTTTAGTATATGAAGCGAATGCGAGAGTAAGAGACCCAGTTTACGGTTGCGTCGGGGCTATATCCTACTTGCAGAACCAAGTCTCTCAACTGCAGATGCAACTAGCAATGGCTCAAGCAGAGATCCTTTGTATTCAGATGCAGCAAGAGCCTGCCTtacctactactactactactcacCAGATAGACCACCCTGCAGATGacaaatctcttcttcttcatagtaATAATCTCAATAACTTTCCCCAATTCCTCAACTTTGCTTCTTCCAGCAATGTAATTCAAGATCCACCTAAGAGAGAGTCTCTCTGGACTTGA